The proteins below are encoded in one region of Parambassis ranga unplaced genomic scaffold, fParRan2.1 scaffold_21_arrow_ctg1, whole genome shotgun sequence:
- the LOC114429862 gene encoding trace amine-associated receptor 1-like gives MEITVNRTDVLTQIHPCFEIDMSKALIRNLSEMCTLFHIFLGSLSVVTVCGNLLVITSVIYFKQLHTPSNFLVLSLAVADMFVGVLVFPLTMEFSFSSCLFYDDIFCKVRGTFDVSLCSSSILNLCCISIDRYYAVCQPLTYRAKINDYVVVVMILMSWGVSVIIGISFVIVGIHQEHCAENCFLDGILAHIMGLIFSFYLPVIIMLCIYLKIFLVAQRQARSIHNMTKCGAAVSKMERKATKTLAIVMGVFLMCWLPFFLCTTVLSFTRVYVPLLVIELLNWLALSNSLLNPFIYAFFYTWFRSAFRMIITGKIIRGGFSNTNLN, from the coding sequence ATGGAAATCACTGTCAACAGGACCGATGTTCTCACTCAGATTCATCCCTGCTTTGAAATAGACATGTCTAAGGCACTGATAAGAAACCTGTCTGAAATGTGCACACTCTTTCATATTTTTCTCGGTTCGTTGTCTGTCGTAACTGTGTGTGGAAACCTCCTCGTGATAACCTCTGttatttacttcaaacagctgcacactcccAGTAACTTCCTCGTCCTGTCTCTGGCTGTGGCGGACATGTTTGTTGGGGTTTTAGTTTTTCCTCTCACCATGGAATTCTCTTTCAGCTCCTGCCTTTTCTACGATGATATATTCTGTAAGGTGCGAGGGACATTCGATGTCTCGCTGTGCTCGTCGTCCATTCTAAACCTCTGTTGTATTTCCATTGACAGATACTACGCAGTGTGTCAGCCTCTGACATACAGAGCTAAAATCAACGATTATGTTGTCGTGGTCATGATCCTGATGAGCTGGGGTGTGTCTGTGATAATAGGAATTAGTTTTGTGATTGTTGGAATCCACCAAGAACATTGTGCTGAGAATTGCTTCCTTGACGGTATATTAGCACACATCATGGggcttattttctctttttacctCCCGGTGATCATAATGCTGTGCATCTACCTGAAGATTTTCCTCGTTGCACAGAGACAGGCGCGCAGCATCCACAACATGACgaagtgtggagcagctgtcagtaagatggagaggaaggccacCAAAACTCTGGCTATAGTGATGGGAGTGTTTCTCATGTGTtggctgcctttttttctttgcaccaCTGTGCTCTCATTCACTCGTGTGTATGTGCCGCTTTTAGTGATTGAACTGCTAAACTGGCTCGCACTGTCCAATTCACTGCTCaatccatttatttatgcattCTTCTACACATGGTTCAGATCGGCCTTTCGAATGATCATCACTGGGAAAATAATCAGAGGTGGATTCTCTaacacaaacctgaactaa